Proteins from one Megalops cyprinoides isolate fMegCyp1 chromosome 11, fMegCyp1.pri, whole genome shotgun sequence genomic window:
- the LOC118786042 gene encoding trafficking kinesin-binding protein 2-like isoform X1: MLAEETFRYMTFLALEPSSLSHPGSRSLSQVLSADRVEQMTKTYNDIDVVTHLLAERDRDLELAARIGQSLLQRNHVLQERNEAIEEQLTQALDQVHQLQHELGKKEELLRMVASASEESETDSSCSTPLRHSQPPGAALPLSQLEALQSKLQELEEENLALRSEACHLKSETISYEEKEQQLVNDCVKELRESNSQMAVLTDELSKKNEDLLRHQEEMAQLLTQMVELQHRVKQLALEKEELRIHLQASKDAQRQLTAELNELRDRNVECVGMLHESQEEVRELRSRSTPCAGMRRHMSYGLFPMDSLAAEIEGTMRRELSLEEEQDQKNSQKRVFQTVRSVNDLVRAHTTRPIPGSAHSSVVMTAQPFRSCLPPAQMCSGEDPAPNNNSKEGPRLGQPGSPGGSDLVSALRRLTLRRQNFLSERQFFQAERDRKLQALARAGQGEGEGPEAGEGSGRASPDGSIVSCITSMSDLSAASSFKNFLPEKLQIVKPMEGSLTLHHWQQLAQPHLATILDPHPGVVTKGFRPLPQDAVYSLADPEEDEDEDERRGTGACQKRREGKEEEEEEEEEEGGITFQVRCASTPEDKRERKNERVPVCSLANVPPPSPPPRASPTLPSGPAAPCIPSAPQRTKSQILSTTAPSPAHNPGKCLSSTFSTYTFTTCRILHPCDVTQVTPSSLSSVSENTPSSLRTGPSTPVTPCRLSLGDSFPPRRVTAPRGLAQLLLEKGISAQVSAEGDPPKRTPSQPPSTPPNSPSHSPSPSPVPFETRPPSSDNFLASRPAELFLQDVYGLKLSRGRPEFPSPAPPPSLAGAPERGAVGLAEQLRRLGFAGVPRGAEAGGARRPDSATLLPTGGASLLDGLRRNQSLPAMAGGRGQAGSSPSRPALPPHPTSLAIPTPPWGSLKGPVVSSSSSSSSSSSSSQVPPPHKA, from the exons ATGCTGGCTGAGGAGACCTTCCGCTACATGA caTTCCTCGCACTGGAACCCTCCTCCTTATCCCATCCTGGCTCTCGCAGCCTCTCCCAAG TTCTCAGCGCTGACAGGGTGGAGCAGATGACGAAGACCTACAATGACATTGACGTGGTGACACACCTGCTAGCTGAG AGGGACCGGGACCTCGAGCTAGCTGCGCGGATTGGTCAGTCTCTGCTGCAGAGAAATCACGTGCTGCAGGAGCGCAATGAGGCCATTGAGGAACAGCTAACACAGGCCCTGGACCAG gtgcaccagctgcagcatgAGCTGGGGAAGAAGGAGGAGCTCCTCCGCATGGTGGCCAGCGCCTCGGAGGAGAGCGAGACCGACTCCAGCTGCTCCACGCCGCTGCGCCACAGCCAGCCCCCGGGCGCCGCGCTCCCCCTCAGCCAGCTGGAGGCGCTGCAGAGcaagctgcaggagctggaggaggagaaccTCGCGCTGCGGTCTGAG GCGTGCCACCTGAAATCGGAGACCATCTCGTAcgaggagaaggagcagcagctggTCAACGACTGCGTGAAAGAGCTCC GCGAATCTAACAGCCAGATGGCGGTGCTGACGGACGAGCTGTCGAAGAAGAACGAGGACTTGCTGCGGCACCAGGAGGAGATGGCCCAGCTGCTCACCCAGATGGTGGAGCTGCAGCACCGGGTCAAGCAG CTGGCCttggagaaggaggagctgaggaTTCACCTACAGGCTTCTAAAGATGCTCAGAGGCAGCTCACTGCAGAG CTGAACGAGCTGCGGGACAGGAACGTGGAGTGCGTGGGGATGCTGCACGAGTCGCAGGAGGAAGTGAGGGAGCTGCGCAGCAGGAGCACCCCCTGCGCAGGCATGCGCAGACACATGTCCTATGGGCTGTTTCCCATG GATTCCCTGGCAGCTGAGATTGAGGGCACCATGAGGAGAGAGCTGAGCTTGGAAGAGGAGCAGGACCAAAA gaatTCGCAGAAACGCGTGTTCCAAACTGTGCGTTCCGTCAACGATTTGGTGCGGGCCCACACCACCCGCCCCATTCCTGGCTCCGCCCACAGCAGCGTGGTAATGACTGCGCAGCCCTTCCGGTCCTGCCTGCCGCCTGCGCAGATGTGCAGCGGGGAGGATCCCGCTcccaacaacaacagcaa ggaggGGCCACGCCTGGGACAGCCCGGCTCACCAGGAGGAAGTGACCTCGTCTCTGCGCTTCGCCGCCTCACGCTGCGGCGGCAGAACTTCCTGTCCGAGCGGCAGTTCTTCCAGGCGGAGCGGGACAGGAAGCTGCAGGCGCTGGCgcgggcggggcagggggagggggaggggccggaGGCCGGCGAGGGGAGCGGCCGCGCCTCCCCCGACGGCAGCATCGTCTCCTGCATCACCAGCATGTCGGACCTCTCCGCAGCCTCCAGCTTCAAGAACTTCCTGCCGGAGAAGCTGCAGATCGTCAAGCCCATGGAAG GCTCCCTCACGCTGCACCACTGGCAGCAGCTGGCCCAGCCGCACCTGGCCACCATCCTGGACCCTCACCCGGGCGTGGTCACCAAAGGGTTCCGCCCCCTGCCCCAGGACGCCGTGTACAGCCTGGCCGACCccgaggaggacgaggacgaggacgagcGGAGGGGGACGGGGGCGTGCCAAAAacggagggaggggaaagaggaggaggaggaggaagaggaggaggagggaggcatCACCTTCCAGGTGCGCTGCGCCTCCACACCAGAGGataagagggagaggaagaatgaGAGGGTACCTGTCTGCTCCCTCGCGAATGTACCGCCACCGTCTCCACCTCCCCGGGCCTCTCCAACCCTGCCTTCAggccctgctgccccctgcatCCCCTCCGCCCCCCAGCGGACCAAGAGTCAGATTCTCAGCACAACAGCTCCCTCTCCTG CTCATAATCCAGGGAAGTGTCTGagctccaccttctccacctaCACCTTCACCACCTGCCGCATCCTGCACCCATGTGACGTCACTCAGGTCACGCCAAG ctctctgtcGTCGGTGTCGGAGAACACACCCAGCTCCCTGCGCACAGGCCCCAGTACGCCCGTCACGCCCTGTCGGCTCAGCCTGGGCGACTCCTTCCCCCCCCGCCGTGTCACAGCCCCCCGCGGCCTGGCCCAGCTGTTGCTGGAGAAGGGGATCTCCGCCCAGGTCTCCGCCGAGGGCGACCCCCCGAAACGCACCCCGTCCCAGCCCCCCAGCACCCCGCCCAACTCGCCCTCCcactcgccctcgccctcgccgGTACCCTTCGAGACGCGCCCCCCCTCCTCCGACAACTTCCTGGCCTCGCGGCCGGCCGAGCTCTTCCTGCAGGACGTGTACGGTCTGAAGCTGAGCCGGGGGCGCCCGGAGttccccagccccgccccgcccccctcgcTCGCCGGAGCGCCGGAGCGCGGCGCCGTCGGGTTGGCGGAGCAGCTGCGGCGGCTGGGGTTCGCCGGAGTGCCGCGGGGGGCGGAGGCAGGAGGGGCGCGGCGCCCCGACTCGGCCACCCTACTGCCGACGGGCGGGGCGAGCCTATTGGACGGACTGCGCCGGAACCAGAGCCTTCCCGCCATGGCGGGCGGGCGGGGTCAGGCCGGGTCCAGCCCCTCTCGGCcagccctgcccccccaccccacttcgCTGGCGATTCCCACACCCCCCTGGGGCAGCCTGAAGGGGCCCGTTGTTagctcctcttcttcctcctcctcctcctcttcctcttcgcAGGTCCCACCCCCTCACAAAGCCTGA
- the LOC118786042 gene encoding trafficking kinesin-binding protein 2-like isoform X2, giving the protein MLAEETFRYMILSADRVEQMTKTYNDIDVVTHLLAERDRDLELAARIGQSLLQRNHVLQERNEAIEEQLTQALDQVHQLQHELGKKEELLRMVASASEESETDSSCSTPLRHSQPPGAALPLSQLEALQSKLQELEEENLALRSEACHLKSETISYEEKEQQLVNDCVKELRESNSQMAVLTDELSKKNEDLLRHQEEMAQLLTQMVELQHRVKQLALEKEELRIHLQASKDAQRQLTAELNELRDRNVECVGMLHESQEEVRELRSRSTPCAGMRRHMSYGLFPMDSLAAEIEGTMRRELSLEEEQDQKNSQKRVFQTVRSVNDLVRAHTTRPIPGSAHSSVVMTAQPFRSCLPPAQMCSGEDPAPNNNSKEGPRLGQPGSPGGSDLVSALRRLTLRRQNFLSERQFFQAERDRKLQALARAGQGEGEGPEAGEGSGRASPDGSIVSCITSMSDLSAASSFKNFLPEKLQIVKPMEGSLTLHHWQQLAQPHLATILDPHPGVVTKGFRPLPQDAVYSLADPEEDEDEDERRGTGACQKRREGKEEEEEEEEEEGGITFQVRCASTPEDKRERKNERVPVCSLANVPPPSPPPRASPTLPSGPAAPCIPSAPQRTKSQILSTTAPSPAHNPGKCLSSTFSTYTFTTCRILHPCDVTQVTPSSLSSVSENTPSSLRTGPSTPVTPCRLSLGDSFPPRRVTAPRGLAQLLLEKGISAQVSAEGDPPKRTPSQPPSTPPNSPSHSPSPSPVPFETRPPSSDNFLASRPAELFLQDVYGLKLSRGRPEFPSPAPPPSLAGAPERGAVGLAEQLRRLGFAGVPRGAEAGGARRPDSATLLPTGGASLLDGLRRNQSLPAMAGGRGQAGSSPSRPALPPHPTSLAIPTPPWGSLKGPVVSSSSSSSSSSSSSQVPPPHKA; this is encoded by the exons ATGCTGGCTGAGGAGACCTTCCGCTACATGA TTCTCAGCGCTGACAGGGTGGAGCAGATGACGAAGACCTACAATGACATTGACGTGGTGACACACCTGCTAGCTGAG AGGGACCGGGACCTCGAGCTAGCTGCGCGGATTGGTCAGTCTCTGCTGCAGAGAAATCACGTGCTGCAGGAGCGCAATGAGGCCATTGAGGAACAGCTAACACAGGCCCTGGACCAG gtgcaccagctgcagcatgAGCTGGGGAAGAAGGAGGAGCTCCTCCGCATGGTGGCCAGCGCCTCGGAGGAGAGCGAGACCGACTCCAGCTGCTCCACGCCGCTGCGCCACAGCCAGCCCCCGGGCGCCGCGCTCCCCCTCAGCCAGCTGGAGGCGCTGCAGAGcaagctgcaggagctggaggaggagaaccTCGCGCTGCGGTCTGAG GCGTGCCACCTGAAATCGGAGACCATCTCGTAcgaggagaaggagcagcagctggTCAACGACTGCGTGAAAGAGCTCC GCGAATCTAACAGCCAGATGGCGGTGCTGACGGACGAGCTGTCGAAGAAGAACGAGGACTTGCTGCGGCACCAGGAGGAGATGGCCCAGCTGCTCACCCAGATGGTGGAGCTGCAGCACCGGGTCAAGCAG CTGGCCttggagaaggaggagctgaggaTTCACCTACAGGCTTCTAAAGATGCTCAGAGGCAGCTCACTGCAGAG CTGAACGAGCTGCGGGACAGGAACGTGGAGTGCGTGGGGATGCTGCACGAGTCGCAGGAGGAAGTGAGGGAGCTGCGCAGCAGGAGCACCCCCTGCGCAGGCATGCGCAGACACATGTCCTATGGGCTGTTTCCCATG GATTCCCTGGCAGCTGAGATTGAGGGCACCATGAGGAGAGAGCTGAGCTTGGAAGAGGAGCAGGACCAAAA gaatTCGCAGAAACGCGTGTTCCAAACTGTGCGTTCCGTCAACGATTTGGTGCGGGCCCACACCACCCGCCCCATTCCTGGCTCCGCCCACAGCAGCGTGGTAATGACTGCGCAGCCCTTCCGGTCCTGCCTGCCGCCTGCGCAGATGTGCAGCGGGGAGGATCCCGCTcccaacaacaacagcaa ggaggGGCCACGCCTGGGACAGCCCGGCTCACCAGGAGGAAGTGACCTCGTCTCTGCGCTTCGCCGCCTCACGCTGCGGCGGCAGAACTTCCTGTCCGAGCGGCAGTTCTTCCAGGCGGAGCGGGACAGGAAGCTGCAGGCGCTGGCgcgggcggggcagggggagggggaggggccggaGGCCGGCGAGGGGAGCGGCCGCGCCTCCCCCGACGGCAGCATCGTCTCCTGCATCACCAGCATGTCGGACCTCTCCGCAGCCTCCAGCTTCAAGAACTTCCTGCCGGAGAAGCTGCAGATCGTCAAGCCCATGGAAG GCTCCCTCACGCTGCACCACTGGCAGCAGCTGGCCCAGCCGCACCTGGCCACCATCCTGGACCCTCACCCGGGCGTGGTCACCAAAGGGTTCCGCCCCCTGCCCCAGGACGCCGTGTACAGCCTGGCCGACCccgaggaggacgaggacgaggacgagcGGAGGGGGACGGGGGCGTGCCAAAAacggagggaggggaaagaggaggaggaggaggaagaggaggaggagggaggcatCACCTTCCAGGTGCGCTGCGCCTCCACACCAGAGGataagagggagaggaagaatgaGAGGGTACCTGTCTGCTCCCTCGCGAATGTACCGCCACCGTCTCCACCTCCCCGGGCCTCTCCAACCCTGCCTTCAggccctgctgccccctgcatCCCCTCCGCCCCCCAGCGGACCAAGAGTCAGATTCTCAGCACAACAGCTCCCTCTCCTG CTCATAATCCAGGGAAGTGTCTGagctccaccttctccacctaCACCTTCACCACCTGCCGCATCCTGCACCCATGTGACGTCACTCAGGTCACGCCAAG ctctctgtcGTCGGTGTCGGAGAACACACCCAGCTCCCTGCGCACAGGCCCCAGTACGCCCGTCACGCCCTGTCGGCTCAGCCTGGGCGACTCCTTCCCCCCCCGCCGTGTCACAGCCCCCCGCGGCCTGGCCCAGCTGTTGCTGGAGAAGGGGATCTCCGCCCAGGTCTCCGCCGAGGGCGACCCCCCGAAACGCACCCCGTCCCAGCCCCCCAGCACCCCGCCCAACTCGCCCTCCcactcgccctcgccctcgccgGTACCCTTCGAGACGCGCCCCCCCTCCTCCGACAACTTCCTGGCCTCGCGGCCGGCCGAGCTCTTCCTGCAGGACGTGTACGGTCTGAAGCTGAGCCGGGGGCGCCCGGAGttccccagccccgccccgcccccctcgcTCGCCGGAGCGCCGGAGCGCGGCGCCGTCGGGTTGGCGGAGCAGCTGCGGCGGCTGGGGTTCGCCGGAGTGCCGCGGGGGGCGGAGGCAGGAGGGGCGCGGCGCCCCGACTCGGCCACCCTACTGCCGACGGGCGGGGCGAGCCTATTGGACGGACTGCGCCGGAACCAGAGCCTTCCCGCCATGGCGGGCGGGCGGGGTCAGGCCGGGTCCAGCCCCTCTCGGCcagccctgcccccccaccccacttcgCTGGCGATTCCCACACCCCCCTGGGGCAGCCTGAAGGGGCCCGTTGTTagctcctcttcttcctcctcctcctcctcttcctcttcgcAGGTCCCACCCCCTCACAAAGCCTGA